The following proteins come from a genomic window of Gynuella sunshinyii YC6258:
- a CDS encoding acyl carrier protein: MSDYQSKIREHIASELGIDLSSVSDSDPLFTSGLIDSFALIELLAFLEQELGADIDIADIDIDKIDTIEAIAKLAS; the protein is encoded by the coding sequence ATGAGTGATTATCAAAGTAAAATCAGAGAACACATCGCTTCCGAACTCGGTATAGATTTATCATCCGTTAGTGATTCAGACCCATTATTCACCAGTGGTCTGATTGACAGCTTCGCACTGATAGAATTGCTGGCTTTTCTGGAACAGGAGCTGGGTGCAGACATCGATATCGCGGATATCGATATCGACAAAATCGACACCATTGAAGCCATCGCCAAATTAGCTTCCTGA
- a CDS encoding alanine racemase, whose protein sequence is MNFEGYPLEPVREAGKHFETPFYLYNLDILETNIETLRQATQGFKLRYAVKTNPNPMILNWMKNRVDSVDVSSSGEIILARKQGWQGCDIEFTGPAKTAKDLQLALREQIHSIVIEDLSEAELLNDIARQQGVTARILIRIAPALAEENFGVRLAGRPTQFGVDEDKLPQTLSALQQLTHLHLAGFHIYSGSQCLNDESLANHFANMWAIFQQAMQLWSQPIEELVFGAGMGIPYHDSDNSLKLTHLPAIAQQIREDIASRNLSIECFIEVGRFLIGTAGLFVTRVVRVKESKNTLIAICDGGMNHNLGACGHLGGISHRHYSMINLTGSDKSVEKYRIVGPLCTAIDTLAHRIEMPKISTGDLLAIGCAGSYGPTASPLFFISHALPTEILYTQKEQTNDGFIQADWLTLPQL, encoded by the coding sequence ATGAATTTTGAAGGTTACCCTCTGGAACCTGTCCGGGAAGCAGGCAAGCATTTCGAAACACCTTTTTATCTATATAACCTGGATATTCTGGAAACCAATATTGAGACGCTGAGGCAGGCCACCCAAGGCTTTAAACTGCGCTATGCGGTTAAAACCAATCCAAACCCAATGATCCTCAACTGGATGAAAAACAGAGTTGATTCTGTCGATGTTTCTTCCTCCGGTGAAATCATACTGGCTCGCAAACAAGGCTGGCAGGGCTGCGACATTGAATTTACCGGGCCGGCAAAAACTGCAAAAGATCTGCAACTGGCACTGAGAGAACAGATCCATTCAATTGTCATTGAAGATTTAAGTGAAGCTGAATTACTGAATGATATCGCCAGACAACAGGGTGTCACGGCCCGGATACTGATCCGAATCGCACCCGCTCTGGCAGAAGAAAATTTCGGTGTACGGCTGGCAGGCAGACCAACACAATTTGGCGTTGACGAAGATAAGCTGCCGCAGACATTGTCTGCCTTACAACAACTGACGCATCTGCATCTGGCAGGTTTTCATATTTACTCCGGCAGCCAATGTCTCAATGATGAATCCCTGGCTAACCATTTCGCCAACATGTGGGCCATCTTCCAACAGGCCATGCAACTCTGGTCACAACCAATCGAAGAACTCGTGTTTGGTGCCGGAATGGGGATTCCTTACCATGATAGCGACAACAGCCTGAAACTCACTCATTTACCGGCAATCGCGCAGCAAATCCGTGAGGATATTGCCAGCCGTAATCTGAGCATTGAGTGCTTTATTGAAGTGGGGCGTTTTCTGATCGGTACTGCCGGTTTATTTGTCACTCGGGTAGTCCGGGTGAAGGAATCAAAAAATACCCTAATTGCCATATGCGATGGTGGGATGAATCATAATCTCGGAGCCTGTGGCCATTTAGGTGGGATTTCGCATCGTCACTATTCCATGATAAATCTGACGGGCTCTGACAAAAGTGTGGAAAAATATCGAATTGTCGGTCCGCTATGTACTGCCATCGATACTCTGGCCCATCGGATTGAAATGCCTAAAATTTCCACTGGGGATCTTCTGGCGATAGGCTGTGCAGGCAGTTACGGCCCGACAGCCAGTCCGCTGTTTTTTATCTCCCATGCTCTGCCAACAGAAATTTTATATACACAAAAAGAGCAAACGAATGATGGATTTATTCAAGCAGACTGGTTGACACTGCCTCAACTTTAA
- a CDS encoding thioesterase domain-containing protein: MTKQASNKKSLVLSLDNKPVENTIPIFKISGIGGHVISSQLIARGLSDKWKTYGLLHPVFRGYEYNTIEDNARLMAEQILESHPEGPYYLIGYSMGGLIAIEIARIMKNLSHDARVILLDTKPPNLPPLKPLIVRLPIYIRWYAEKLYAQYFNKGKLDTKKKAIVTYEDHNSIPNLPKTIRKAFQLGREAVNSYVASYCPVNTVLVRSEEIAWWDNLRKWTPDYGWTEYVNLKAVIPCPGDHLDMIRADQYWKTTGEALEQALDMLHNNPGT, translated from the coding sequence ATGACGAAACAAGCATCCAATAAAAAAAGTCTGGTCCTTTCACTGGATAATAAACCAGTGGAAAACACGATACCCATTTTTAAGATCTCAGGCATTGGTGGTCACGTCATATCATCACAGCTAATTGCCCGTGGTCTGTCAGACAAATGGAAAACTTATGGCTTGCTCCATCCTGTCTTCAGAGGCTATGAATACAACACCATTGAAGACAACGCGCGCCTGATGGCAGAACAGATACTGGAGAGTCACCCAGAGGGCCCATATTATCTGATTGGCTATTCCATGGGAGGATTGATTGCCATCGAAATTGCCAGGATCATGAAAAACCTGTCTCATGATGCACGGGTTATTCTGCTCGATACCAAGCCACCAAATCTCCCCCCTCTAAAGCCTTTGATTGTTCGACTGCCAATCTATATCCGTTGGTATGCAGAAAAATTATATGCCCAATATTTTAATAAAGGTAAATTGGACACGAAGAAAAAAGCTATTGTTACTTACGAAGATCATAATTCTATTCCAAACCTGCCTAAAACCATTAGAAAGGCATTTCAACTTGGCAGAGAAGCCGTTAACAGTTATGTTGCGTCTTATTGCCCTGTTAACACTGTACTGGTACGTAGTGAAGAGATTGCCTGGTGGGACAATCTGAGAAAGTGGACACCGGATTATGGCTGGACTGAATATGTCAACCTTAAGGCTGTCATTCCCTGTCCCGGTGATCATCTCGATATGATCAGAGCGGACCAATACTGGAAAACAACCGGTGAAGCGCTAGAACAGGCTTTGGATATGCTACATAATAATCCTGGCACATAA
- a CDS encoding class I adenylate-forming enzyme family protein gives MMTTRAPLIQRLQQFAQTQPDRTALSDTQGSQISYRQLWQRASRIAGILDQYRDKNDFAFVLANKGILQAVAIISGLISQRPVAIIDLRQGSARVAEMLQQGRNLVGLIDGNGRKLLDQLTDSHTPLPTIHCHSIDSENSSDDIQTIAGTFNHPVTTATTIVPPQTALIIYTSGSTGMPKGVCIGSQDLDARLTTEQQWFEISSRERILGVLPVNFDVGLTQLLGTLFAGAEYVFCYSWFPADIIKQITLTNPSGLAMSPMIWKGLLRFKDQELLWQTLNQLRYATLSGGTIDLTDQQKIIRHLRQATLIKTYGQTEMFRIAAHKVAPDTDALMSVGQAYPGVSFVILDDAGQPLPAGKTGVVAAKGMGKMIGYVGNPQNDDATSMILTGDLGHVDEQGRLTISGRKNDMVKIMDQRVFPQDVAHSIKTILNLPDVVVVATDDTEPKLLAVFECGPDHHLSKQDMLKTLRQQLASHLIPKHLYQIDKIPATLNGKVNMMAIKAFIQEQEQHA, from the coding sequence ATGATGACGACCAGAGCTCCGCTGATTCAGCGATTACAGCAGTTTGCCCAAACTCAACCAGATCGGACGGCATTATCAGATACCCAGGGCTCACAAATAAGCTATCGGCAGCTCTGGCAGAGAGCGAGCCGGATCGCCGGTATACTGGATCAGTACCGGGACAAAAATGATTTTGCCTTCGTACTCGCCAATAAAGGAATCTTACAGGCGGTCGCCATTATCAGCGGCTTAATCAGTCAACGGCCAGTCGCCATCATCGACCTGCGTCAAGGCTCCGCCCGCGTCGCAGAGATGTTACAACAAGGCCGCAACCTGGTTGGCCTGATCGATGGCAACGGCCGCAAACTGCTGGACCAGTTGACTGACAGTCATACGCCGCTACCGACTATTCATTGCCATAGCATCGATTCTGAAAATTCGTCAGACGATATCCAGACCATTGCGGGTACTTTTAATCATCCGGTTACCACAGCAACGACAATCGTCCCGCCACAAACTGCGTTGATAATTTATACATCCGGTTCAACCGGCATGCCCAAAGGTGTCTGTATTGGCAGCCAGGATCTCGATGCCCGACTGACAACGGAACAACAGTGGTTTGAAATCAGCTCCCGGGAACGTATTCTGGGTGTGCTGCCAGTGAATTTCGATGTGGGTCTGACCCAACTGCTGGGCACCTTGTTTGCCGGTGCAGAATATGTTTTTTGTTATTCCTGGTTTCCTGCCGATATCATCAAGCAGATTACCTTGACCAACCCGTCAGGACTGGCCATGTCTCCCATGATTTGGAAAGGGTTGTTGCGGTTCAAGGATCAGGAGCTGCTTTGGCAAACCCTGAATCAACTGCGATATGCAACTCTCTCTGGTGGCACGATTGATCTGACAGACCAGCAGAAAATCATCCGTCACCTGCGACAGGCAACGCTGATCAAAACGTACGGTCAAACAGAGATGTTTCGTATCGCTGCTCATAAAGTAGCACCGGACACGGATGCTCTGATGAGTGTCGGCCAGGCTTATCCCGGTGTCAGCTTTGTGATTCTGGATGATGCGGGCCAACCACTTCCAGCCGGCAAAACCGGTGTCGTTGCTGCAAAGGGTATGGGTAAAATGATTGGGTATGTGGGTAATCCACAAAACGATGACGCGACCTCTATGATTCTGACCGGAGATCTTGGCCATGTGGATGAGCAGGGGCGACTGACCATATCCGGGCGCAAAAATGACATGGTCAAAATTATGGATCAACGGGTTTTTCCTCAGGATGTCGCCCACAGCATCAAAACCATACTAAACCTTCCGGATGTCGTTGTGGTCGCCACAGACGACACTGAGCCAAAGCTGTTGGCAGTGTTTGAGTGCGGGCCGGATCATCACCTGAGCAAACAGGACATGCTAAAAACTTTACGCCAGCAGCTGGCTTCACATTTGATTCCAAAACACCTGTATCAGATTGACAAGATTCCCGCGACGTTAAATGGAAAAGTTAACATGATGGCCATCAAAGCCTTTATTCAGGAACAGGAACAACATGCGTGA